One Meiothermus sp. QL-1 DNA segment encodes these proteins:
- a CDS encoding NAD(P)H-hydrate dehydratase, with amino-acid sequence MRLFTPEAMREADRRAVELGYPSLLLMEAAGRQVAEWVLRAYPGRKAVVLAGRGNNGGDGLVAARWLALWGQPVEVFAAEGQAGDAAVARRALEALGLAIRPLAEWRPEPQAVVVDALFGTGLRGPLEGFYAELVERLNALGGPVVSVDLPSGLPYTPHVRAHLTVALAGLKTEHLFYPQRSACGRIVLAPIGMPPRALENPALPELLNQAAMRALLPVRPGDAHKGSVGRVLVAGGYRHYTGAPSLAALGAYRAGAGLVTVAYPADCPVEPPLEAVRLPVEGWRPECLREARAEAVAVGMGAGAGGEAAAMAALGLARPTVLDADALHPPVLEAYRAAGVPAVVTPHPGEASRLLGWPSREIAGRPLEAAQALARRYAGLVVVLKGGPTVLAWADRLAVNPSGNPAMATGGMGDVLSGVIAALLAAGLAPWDAARLGVYLHGLAGDRVGRVGLLAHEVADVLPEAQAALREGGVRDFWEP; translated from the coding sequence ATGCGGCTCTTCACCCCGGAGGCCATGCGCGAGGCCGATCGCCGGGCGGTGGAGCTGGGCTACCCTAGCCTTCTGCTGATGGAAGCGGCGGGCAGGCAGGTGGCCGAGTGGGTTCTGCGGGCCTACCCGGGGCGGAAGGCGGTGGTGCTGGCCGGCCGGGGCAACAACGGCGGCGATGGCCTGGTGGCGGCCCGCTGGCTGGCCCTTTGGGGGCAGCCGGTGGAGGTGTTCGCCGCCGAGGGGCAGGCCGGCGATGCGGCGGTGGCCCGGCGGGCCCTGGAAGCTTTGGGCCTTGCGATAAGGCCCCTGGCCGAGTGGCGGCCTGAGCCCCAGGCGGTGGTGGTGGACGCGCTGTTCGGGACCGGGCTCAGGGGACCTTTGGAGGGGTTTTATGCGGAGCTGGTGGAACGGCTGAACGCCTTAGGGGGGCCGGTGGTCTCGGTGGACCTGCCCTCGGGCCTGCCCTACACCCCCCATGTGCGGGCCCACCTGACCGTGGCCCTGGCGGGCCTGAAGACCGAGCACCTCTTCTACCCCCAGCGCTCGGCCTGCGGACGGATTGTGCTGGCCCCGATCGGCATGCCCCCCAGGGCCCTGGAAAACCCCGCGCTGCCCGAGCTTCTCAACCAGGCCGCCATGCGGGCCCTGCTGCCGGTGCGGCCCGGGGATGCCCACAAGGGCTCGGTGGGCCGGGTGCTGGTGGCGGGGGGGTATCGGCACTACACCGGGGCCCCGAGCCTGGCCGCGCTGGGGGCCTACCGCGCCGGGGCCGGGCTGGTCACGGTGGCCTACCCGGCGGACTGCCCGGTGGAACCGCCCCTGGAGGCGGTGCGGCTGCCGGTGGAGGGCTGGCGTCCGGAATGCCTGCGGGAGGCCCGGGCCGAGGCGGTGGCGGTGGGGATGGGGGCTGGGGCGGGGGGAGAGGCGGCGGCCATGGCGGCGCTGGGGCTGGCCCGCCCCACCGTGTTGGACGCCGATGCCCTCCACCCCCCAGTGCTGGAGGCCTACCGAGCGGCGGGTGTACCGGCGGTGGTCACGCCCCACCCGGGCGAGGCCAGCCGCCTGCTGGGCTGGCCCAGCCGGGAGATAGCCGGGCGGCCCCTCGAGGCCGCCCAGGCCCTGGCCCGGCGCTACGCGGGGCTGGTGGTGGTGCTCAAAGGGGGCCCCACGGTGCTGGCCTGGGCCGACCGGCTGGCGGTCAACCCCAGCGGCAACCCGGCCATGGCCACCGGGGGGATGGGCGACGTGCTCTCGGGGGTAATCGCGGCCCTGCTGGCGGCGGGGCTTGCCCCCTGGGACGCGGCCCGGCTGGGGGTCTACCTGCACGGGCTGGCGGGCGACCGGGTGGGCCGGGTGGGGCTGCTGGCCCACGAGGTGGCCGATGTCCTCCCCGAGGCCCAGGCGGCCTTGCGGGAGGGCGGGGTCCGGGACTTCTGGGAGCCCTAG
- a CDS encoding NAD-dependent deacylase: MELLTARQRLLSARRVAVLTGAGISKASGIPTFRDAEGLWKDFNPLEYATPEAYARDPEKVWNWYAWRYRKAVEAEPNPAHRRLVELEARVGEGFLLVTQNVDGLHARAGSGRLVELHGNITRARCERCQKRFPLPPPEAFNPPPTCPACGGRARPDVVWFGELLPPGAFERAERAFVQAEVALVIGTSAEVEPAASLGRIAHLSGAYLIEINPTPTPLTRLADCALPLGAVEGMEALLGGDAPPLVEDPGGKP, translated from the coding sequence ATGGAGCTTCTGACCGCACGCCAACGCCTGCTCAGCGCCCGGCGGGTGGCCGTTCTGACCGGGGCCGGCATCTCCAAGGCCTCCGGCATCCCCACCTTCCGGGACGCAGAGGGGCTCTGGAAGGACTTCAACCCCCTGGAGTACGCCACCCCCGAGGCCTACGCCCGCGACCCGGAGAAGGTGTGGAACTGGTACGCCTGGCGCTACCGCAAGGCCGTGGAGGCCGAGCCCAACCCGGCGCACCGGCGGTTGGTGGAGCTCGAGGCGAGGGTGGGGGAGGGGTTTCTGCTGGTCACCCAAAACGTGGACGGCCTGCACGCCCGGGCCGGCTCCGGGCGGCTTGTGGAGCTCCACGGCAACATCACCCGGGCCCGCTGCGAACGCTGCCAAAAGCGCTTCCCCCTCCCCCCGCCCGAGGCGTTCAACCCCCCTCCCACCTGTCCGGCCTGCGGCGGGCGGGCCCGGCCCGATGTGGTCTGGTTTGGCGAGCTTCTGCCCCCGGGGGCCTTCGAGCGGGCCGAGCGGGCCTTCGTTCAGGCCGAGGTGGCGCTGGTCATCGGCACCAGCGCCGAGGTGGAGCCCGCCGCCAGCCTGGGCCGCATCGCCCACCTGAGCGGGGCCTACCTGATCGAGATCAACCCCACCCCCACCCCCCTCACCCGCCTGGCCGACTGCGCCCTGCCGCTGGGGGCGGTGGAGGGGATGGAGGCCCTACTCGGCGGAGATGCGCCGCCGCTCGTAGAGGACCCAGGCGGCAAGCCCTAG
- a CDS encoding glucose-1-phosphate thymidylyltransferase — MELKGLILSGGKGTRLRPLTHTRAKQLIPIAGKPNLFYALEDLVAAGIRDIGVILSPETGDEVRAALGDGSSWGVHLTYIVQEAPLGIAHAVKTARPFLGEHPFVLYLGDNLLSGGIQHLVAEYRATRPAAIVLLCPVEDPRAFGVVVLNGQGEVVRLLEKPQEPPSNLALVGVYLFSPAIHPIIEGLRPSGRGEYEITEAIQGLVDSGQKVVAHQVRGWWKDTGKPEDLLDANRLALSAIARRIEGELIEAQVVGEVVVEPGARIVRSTVRGPAFIGAGALIEDSFIGPYTAIGKNAQVVLSEVEYSILMDEARVHALPHRLDSSILGQGVVVDGRGSPRRNTLQLVLGDRSRVRL, encoded by the coding sequence ATGGAACTCAAGGGACTGATCCTCTCGGGCGGCAAGGGCACCCGGCTGCGCCCGCTGACCCACACCCGGGCCAAGCAGCTCATCCCCATCGCCGGCAAGCCCAACCTGTTCTACGCCCTAGAAGACCTGGTGGCCGCCGGCATCCGCGACATAGGGGTCATCCTAAGCCCCGAGACCGGCGACGAGGTGCGGGCCGCCCTGGGCGACGGCTCTTCTTGGGGGGTCCACCTCACCTACATCGTGCAGGAAGCCCCCCTGGGCATCGCCCACGCGGTCAAGACCGCCCGGCCTTTCCTGGGCGAGCACCCCTTCGTGCTCTACCTGGGCGACAACCTGCTCTCGGGCGGCATCCAGCACCTGGTGGCCGAGTACCGGGCCACCCGGCCTGCGGCCATCGTGCTTCTATGCCCGGTGGAGGACCCCAGGGCCTTCGGGGTGGTGGTGCTCAACGGGCAGGGGGAGGTGGTGCGGCTTCTGGAAAAGCCCCAGGAGCCCCCGTCCAACCTCGCCCTGGTAGGGGTCTACCTGTTCAGCCCGGCCATCCATCCCATCATCGAGGGGCTCAGGCCCAGCGGCCGGGGGGAGTACGAGATCACCGAGGCCATCCAGGGCCTGGTCGACAGCGGCCAGAAGGTGGTGGCCCACCAGGTGCGGGGCTGGTGGAAGGACACCGGCAAGCCCGAGGACCTGCTGGACGCCAACCGGCTGGCCCTCTCGGCCATCGCGCGGCGCATCGAGGGGGAGCTCATAGAGGCCCAGGTGGTGGGCGAGGTGGTGGTGGAGCCGGGGGCCCGAATTGTGCGCAGCACGGTGCGCGGCCCGGCCTTCATCGGGGCCGGGGCCCTCATCGAGGACAGCTTCATCGGCCCCTACACCGCCATCGGCAAGAACGCCCAGGTGGTCTTGAGCGAGGTCGAGTACTCCATCCTGATGGACGAGGCCCGGGTGCACGCCCTCCCCCACCGGCTCGACAGCAGCATTCTGGGCCAGGGGGTGGTGGTGGACGGCCGGGGCAGCCCCCGGCGCAACACCCTGCAGCTGGTGCTAGGGGACCGCAGCCGGGTGCGGCTTTAG
- a CDS encoding NAD(P)-dependent oxidoreductase gives MRTVLLTGAGGYIGSVLTEMLLEAGYRVRALDRFFFGPTLAHLEGHPHLELIRADVRDCDPKVLEGVWAVLDLAALSNDPAGELDPAATLAINHQGRARMARLAKERGVERYVLASSCSVYGFQDGVLDETSPTNPLTTYAEANLRAEESNLPLADDAFCVTALRQATVYGLSPRMRFDLAINGMTLGLWRDGRIPLLRDGTQWRPFVHVRDTARAFLLVLEAPREKVNGQIFNVGSDEQNYQIMPLAQQIAEALGKPFAFEWYGLPDHRSYRVSFAKIRQTLGYAPRFTPADAAREIAAALEAGRVVPDDRTITLKWYKNLLEWQRIVREVELDGRIL, from the coding sequence ATGAGGACGGTTCTGCTGACCGGGGCTGGGGGGTATATCGGGAGCGTGCTCACCGAGATGCTTCTGGAGGCGGGCTACCGGGTGCGGGCACTGGACCGGTTCTTTTTTGGGCCCACCCTGGCCCACCTGGAGGGGCACCCTCACCTCGAGCTCATCCGGGCCGATGTGCGGGACTGCGACCCCAAGGTGCTGGAGGGGGTTTGGGCGGTGCTCGACCTGGCTGCCCTTTCCAACGACCCCGCCGGAGAGCTGGACCCTGCTGCCACCTTGGCCATCAACCACCAGGGGCGGGCCCGCATGGCCCGGCTGGCCAAGGAGCGGGGGGTGGAGCGGTACGTGCTGGCCTCCTCCTGCAGCGTCTACGGCTTCCAGGATGGGGTGCTGGACGAGACCTCGCCCACCAACCCCCTTACCACCTACGCCGAGGCCAACCTCAGGGCTGAGGAGTCCAACCTGCCCCTGGCCGACGATGCCTTCTGCGTGACCGCGCTGCGCCAGGCCACGGTATACGGGCTTTCGCCCCGGATGCGCTTCGACCTGGCCATCAACGGGATGACCCTGGGGCTATGGCGCGATGGTAGGATACCCCTTCTGCGCGATGGCACCCAGTGGCGGCCCTTTGTGCATGTGCGGGACACAGCGCGGGCTTTTCTATTGGTGCTCGAGGCCCCCAGGGAGAAGGTCAACGGTCAGATCTTCAACGTGGGTTCGGACGAGCAGAACTACCAGATCATGCCCCTGGCCCAGCAGATCGCCGAGGCCCTGGGCAAGCCCTTCGCCTTCGAGTGGTACGGCCTGCCCGATCACCGGTCGTACCGGGTGAGCTTTGCCAAGATTCGCCAGACTCTGGGCTACGCGCCCCGGTTCACCCCTGCCGACGCCGCGCGGGAGATTGCTGCGGCTTTGGAGGCGGGCAGGGTGGTCCCCGACGACCGCACCATTACCCTCAAGTGGTACAAGAACCTTCTGGAGTGGCAGCGGATTGTTCGCGAGGTGGAGCTGGATGGGCGCATCCTCTAG
- a CDS encoding class II aldolase/adducin family protein: MVPFCEDARLAVKTPPNFILTGEPTEGLKRLAEGLPGVLEAHGYRHEPGAEAPRAVLNFIRADRPTPYRRKAQATMVISFLELEAMPADPIAALYSYLVRALSNMLVVYVPGQGAYFLTLELGQYHEPEGPRFLERLFERIHPIASAVLVVNNRFVPDLEPELWQGDALTESLRRAGQRLAEWDLLPAAFPIEEILPPEDLRHVKRLYGIGGLSYGNLSVRKDERRFWMSASGVDKANLREVGRDILMVTDYDPAENAMRLSVPPHVEPRRVSVDAIEHWMIYREHPRVGAIIHVHAWMENIPSTQFNYPCGTYELATAVAEKVRQAPDPSRAVVGLKNHGLTITGHSLEDILERIEGRLLRQVPMS, from the coding sequence ATGGTGCCGTTCTGCGAAGATGCTCGCCTTGCCGTAAAAACGCCCCCCAACTTCATTCTCACGGGAGAACCCACCGAAGGGCTGAAGCGGCTGGCCGAGGGGCTGCCCGGCGTGTTGGAGGCCCATGGCTACCGCCACGAGCCGGGGGCAGAGGCCCCAAGGGCGGTGTTGAACTTCATCCGGGCCGACAGACCCACCCCTTACCGGCGGAAGGCCCAGGCCACCATGGTGATTTCCTTTCTGGAGCTCGAGGCCATGCCGGCCGACCCCATTGCGGCGCTTTACAGCTACCTGGTGCGGGCCCTTTCCAACATGCTGGTGGTCTATGTGCCGGGCCAGGGGGCCTACTTCCTCACCCTCGAGCTCGGCCAGTACCACGAGCCCGAGGGGCCCCGCTTCCTGGAGCGGCTTTTCGAGCGGATCCACCCCATCGCCTCCGCAGTCCTGGTGGTGAACAACCGCTTCGTGCCCGACCTCGAGCCCGAGCTCTGGCAGGGCGATGCCCTGACCGAAAGCCTGCGCCGGGCCGGCCAGCGCCTAGCCGAGTGGGACCTGCTCCCGGCGGCCTTCCCCATCGAGGAGATCCTACCCCCCGAAGACCTGCGCCACGTCAAGCGCCTGTATGGCATCGGCGGCCTTTCCTACGGCAACCTCTCGGTGCGCAAGGACGAGCGGCGCTTCTGGATGTCGGCCAGCGGGGTGGACAAGGCCAACCTGCGCGAGGTGGGCCGGGACATCCTGATGGTCACCGACTACGACCCGGCGGAGAACGCCATGCGCCTTTCGGTGCCGCCCCATGTGGAGCCCAGGAGGGTGAGCGTAGACGCCATAGAGCACTGGATGATCTACCGCGAGCACCCCAGGGTGGGGGCCATCATCCACGTGCACGCCTGGATGGAGAACATCCCCTCCACCCAGTTCAACTACCCCTGCGGCACCTACGAGCTGGCCACGGCGGTGGCCGAGAAGGTGCGCCAGGCCCCCGACCCGAGCCGGGCGGTGGTGGGCCTCAAGAACCACGGCCTCACCATCACCGGCCACAGCCTGGAGGACATCCTGGAGCGCATCGAGGGGCGGCTTTTGCGCCAAGTGCCGATGAGCTAG
- a CDS encoding TVP38/TMEM64 family protein — translation MERPVRKSLPLVPLLAGLLLLAGGLVGVYLLVPGLQARLEGLYQLLRSGDLEAIRAWVAGLGWVGPLSIIALMVLQTLVSVVPMSLVMLVSVLVFGPVVGGAVGFVGAVVAAMVGYGLARLLGPVVVDRLVSAPIRRRVEAQVERYGPWAIIALRFSLVVPTDSISFVAGLVRMHPLKFLLATAVGALPVTLLIAWLGSDFTRMGPFMLALSLLVLLGLAAWVLYERRRISAE, via the coding sequence ATGGAGCGCCCGGTTCGAAAAAGCCTGCCGCTCGTGCCCCTTCTGGCTGGGCTTTTGCTGCTGGCGGGAGGGCTTGTGGGGGTCTACCTGCTGGTGCCGGGGCTGCAGGCGCGGCTCGAGGGGCTCTACCAGCTCCTCAGAAGCGGGGACCTCGAGGCCATCCGGGCCTGGGTGGCGGGCCTGGGCTGGGTGGGGCCTCTGAGCATCATCGCCCTGATGGTGCTCCAGACCCTCGTCTCGGTGGTGCCCATGTCGCTGGTGATGCTGGTCTCGGTGCTGGTGTTTGGCCCGGTGGTGGGGGGGGCGGTGGGCTTCGTGGGGGCGGTGGTCGCGGCCATGGTGGGCTACGGCCTGGCCCGGCTTTTGGGCCCGGTGGTGGTGGACCGCCTGGTGAGCGCCCCCATCCGCCGGCGGGTGGAGGCCCAGGTGGAGCGCTACGGGCCCTGGGCCATCATCGCCCTTCGGTTTTCCCTGGTCGTCCCCACCGACAGCATCAGCTTCGTGGCCGGCCTGGTGCGGATGCACCCCTTGAAGTTTCTTCTGGCCACCGCGGTGGGGGCTTTGCCGGTGACCCTGCTCATCGCCTGGCTGGGCTCGGATTTCACCCGCATGGGGCCATTCATGCTGGCCCTGAGCCTCCTGGTTCTGCTAGGGCTTGCCGCCTGGGTCCTCTACGAGCGGCGGCGCATCTCCGCCGAGTAG
- the guaB gene encoding IMP dehydrogenase gives MQALKPHVKQEKIVQEGLTFDDVLLIPAYSEVLPREVDTRTRVTRKLWLNIPILSAAMDTVTEAEMAIAMAREGGLGIIHKNLSVEEQAAQVRKVKRSEAGMIQDPVTLAPNATLEDAERLMREFKIGGLPVVDLYGRLLGLVTNRDIRFERDMTRLVSEVMTPAERLITAPPGTILEEAEALLRQHKIEKLPLVDHEGRLRGLLTLKDLTKRQKFPFAAKDAQGRLLVGAAVGVAKDLEARAAALVEAGVDVLVLDSAHGHSKGVLEALRYLKRTYGERVQVIAGNVATAEGARALAEAGADAVKVGIGPGSICTTRVVTGVGVPQITAIMEAVAGLEGLDVPVVADGGIKYSGDVAKALAAGAHTVMLGSMLAGTQEAPGEEVLKDGRRYKLYRGMGSLGAMRQGSADRYFQEGGKGVGPVEAKKLVPEGIEGMVPYKGPVGDVLYQVVGGLRAAMGYCGTPDLERFRRETRFTRITGAGLIESHPHGVLITKEAPNYSR, from the coding sequence ATGCAGGCGCTCAAGCCCCACGTCAAGCAGGAGAAAATCGTGCAAGAGGGCCTGACCTTCGACGACGTGCTCCTCATTCCGGCCTACTCGGAGGTCCTGCCCCGCGAGGTGGACACCCGCACCCGGGTCACCCGCAAGCTCTGGCTCAACATCCCCATCCTCTCGGCGGCCATGGACACCGTGACCGAGGCCGAGATGGCCATCGCCATGGCCCGCGAGGGCGGCCTGGGCATCATCCACAAGAACCTGAGCGTGGAGGAGCAGGCTGCCCAGGTCCGAAAGGTCAAGCGCAGCGAGGCTGGCATGATCCAGGACCCCGTGACCCTGGCCCCCAACGCCACCCTGGAGGACGCCGAACGGCTCATGCGGGAGTTCAAAATTGGGGGCCTGCCGGTGGTGGACCTCTACGGCCGGCTTCTGGGCTTGGTCACCAACCGCGACATCCGCTTCGAGCGGGATATGACCCGGCTGGTCTCGGAGGTGATGACCCCGGCGGAGCGGCTCATCACCGCCCCGCCCGGCACCATCCTGGAGGAGGCCGAGGCCCTGTTGCGCCAGCACAAGATTGAAAAGCTACCCCTGGTGGACCACGAGGGGCGGCTCAGGGGCCTTCTCACCCTCAAGGACCTCACCAAGCGGCAGAAATTCCCCTTCGCCGCCAAGGACGCCCAGGGCCGGCTCCTGGTGGGGGCCGCGGTGGGGGTGGCCAAGGACCTGGAGGCCCGCGCCGCGGCGCTGGTGGAGGCCGGGGTGGATGTGCTGGTGCTGGACAGCGCCCATGGCCACAGCAAGGGCGTGCTGGAGGCCCTGCGCTACCTCAAGAGGACCTACGGCGAGCGGGTGCAGGTGATTGCCGGCAACGTGGCCACCGCAGAGGGGGCCCGGGCCCTGGCCGAGGCCGGGGCGGATGCGGTCAAGGTGGGGATTGGCCCCGGCTCCATCTGCACCACCCGGGTGGTCACCGGCGTGGGGGTGCCCCAGATCACCGCCATCATGGAGGCCGTGGCGGGCCTCGAGGGGCTGGACGTGCCGGTGGTGGCCGACGGGGGCATCAAGTACTCGGGGGATGTGGCCAAGGCCCTGGCCGCAGGGGCCCACACCGTCATGCTGGGCTCCATGCTGGCCGGCACGCAGGAGGCCCCGGGCGAGGAGGTGCTGAAGGATGGCCGGCGCTACAAGCTCTACCGCGGCATGGGCAGCCTGGGGGCCATGCGGCAGGGCTCGGCCGACCGCTACTTCCAGGAGGGGGGCAAGGGGGTCGGTCCGGTGGAGGCCAAGAAGCTGGTGCCCGAGGGCATCGAGGGTATGGTGCCCTATAAGGGCCCGGTGGGCGACGTCCTCTACCAGGTGGTGGGGGGGCTGCGGGCGGCCATGGGCTACTGCGGCACCCCCGACCTGGAGCGTTTCCGCCGCGAAACCCGCTTCACCCGGATCACCGGGGCCGGGCTCATCGAGAGCCACCCCCACGGGGTGCTCATCACCAAGGAGGCCCCCAACTACAGCCGCTAG
- the rfbD gene encoding dTDP-4-dehydrorhamnose reductase — MGASSRVAVIGARGQLGSDLVRVLGGHYEVVGFAHEDLEVADPASVKQALGGQAWRAIINTAALHKVETCEAEPERSFRVNALGALYVAQVARACGAKYVYISTDYVFDGAKGAPYLESDCPRPLNIYGASKVAGEQLALQTLEDALVLRISSVFGRAGASGKGGNFIETILQKARAGGPLRVVADQYMSPSYTLDVARLLLDLLQKDVRGIVHGANRGVCTWHALAQEAVRLCGLAVPVEPIPASAFPSPVRRPPYSALGSERLSALGLEPRPWTEALRDYLREKGHI; from the coding sequence ATGGGCGCATCCTCTAGGGTGGCGGTGATTGGGGCCCGGGGTCAGCTCGGCAGCGATCTGGTGCGGGTGCTGGGGGGGCATTATGAGGTGGTGGGCTTTGCCCACGAGGACCTCGAGGTGGCCGACCCCGCCTCGGTGAAGCAGGCCCTGGGGGGCCAGGCCTGGAGGGCAATCATCAACACCGCTGCTTTGCACAAGGTGGAGACCTGCGAGGCTGAGCCCGAGCGCAGCTTCCGCGTCAACGCCCTGGGGGCGCTATATGTGGCCCAGGTAGCCAGGGCCTGCGGGGCCAAGTACGTCTACATCAGCACCGACTACGTCTTCGACGGGGCCAAAGGAGCCCCCTACCTGGAGTCGGACTGCCCCCGTCCCCTCAACATCTACGGGGCCTCCAAGGTGGCGGGGGAGCAGCTGGCCCTGCAGACCCTGGAGGATGCCCTGGTGCTGCGGATCTCCAGCGTGTTTGGCCGGGCTGGGGCCAGCGGCAAGGGGGGCAACTTCATCGAGACCATCTTGCAGAAGGCCCGCGCAGGGGGGCCCTTGCGGGTGGTAGCCGACCAGTACATGAGCCCAAGCTATACCCTGGACGTGGCCCGGCTCCTGCTGGACCTCTTGCAGAAGGATGTGCGGGGCATCGTCCACGGGGCCAACCGGGGGGTCTGCACCTGGCACGCCCTGGCCCAGGAGGCGGTGCGGCTGTGCGGGCTGGCGGTTCCGGTGGAGCCCATCCCTGCCAGCGCCTTCCCCTCCCCGGTCCGGCGCCCGCCCTACTCGGCCCTCGGCAGCGAGCGGCTTTCGGCCCTGGGCCTGGAGCCCCGTCCCTGGACCGAGGCTTTGCGCGACTACCTGCGGGAAAAAGGGCATATCTAG
- a CDS encoding nucleotidyltransferase domain-containing protein: MEWAALVRRLVPLGVERIYLFGSHARGTATRRSDVDLLVLWETPLPPLERIGQVLLALRELPWVVEPVVLTPAEFEARRHLPFLRSVIEEAKLLYERGKTAA; the protein is encoded by the coding sequence GTGGAGTGGGCTGCGCTCGTCCGACGCTTGGTCCCTTTAGGGGTCGAGCGAATCTACCTTTTTGGCTCCCATGCCCGGGGCACCGCCACCCGGCGCTCCGATGTCGACCTCCTGGTGCTCTGGGAGACCCCCCTACCGCCCCTGGAGCGCATCGGCCAAGTACTCCTGGCCCTGCGCGAGCTGCCCTGGGTGGTGGAGCCGGTGGTGCTGACGCCTGCCGAGTTTGAAGCGCGCCGCCACCTACCCTTCCTGCGAAGCGTAATAGAGGAGGCCAAACTCCTGTATGAGCGCGGAAAAACAGCGGCGTGA
- the rfbC gene encoding dTDP-4-dehydrorhamnose 3,5-epimerase — protein sequence MPFRFEPLAIPEVILVEARAFPDDRGFFMETFKQSEFARGGIARQFVQDNFSYSRRGTVRGLHYQMNPAAQGKLVACLKGEIYDVAVDLRRGSPTYGKWVSAVLSAENRRMLWVPEGFAHGFQALSEGVMVWYKVTAEYSPSTERGIRWDDPALGIEWPLPKEALLSPKDAVLPTLAELSEADNNFVYEVRV from the coding sequence ATGCCCTTCCGGTTTGAACCCCTAGCCATACCCGAGGTGATCCTGGTCGAGGCCCGGGCCTTTCCCGATGATCGGGGTTTCTTTATGGAGACCTTCAAGCAGTCGGAGTTTGCCCGGGGGGGTATTGCGCGCCAGTTCGTGCAGGATAACTTCTCCTACTCGCGGAGGGGCACTGTGCGGGGCCTGCACTACCAGATGAACCCCGCCGCACAGGGCAAGCTGGTGGCCTGTCTGAAGGGGGAGATCTACGACGTGGCGGTGGACCTGCGCCGGGGCTCGCCCACCTACGGTAAGTGGGTGAGCGCTGTCTTGAGCGCTGAGAACCGCCGGATGCTCTGGGTGCCGGAGGGGTTTGCCCACGGCTTCCAGGCCCTGTCGGAAGGGGTGATGGTCTGGTACAAGGTGACCGCCGAGTACAGCCCCAGCACCGAGCGGGGCATCCGCTGGGACGACCCTGCTTTGGGCATTGAGTGGCCCCTGCCCAAGGAAGCCCTGCTCTCGCCCAAGGACGCGGTGCTGCCCACCCTGGCCGAGCTTTCCGAGGCCGACAACAACTTCGTCTACGAGGTGCGGGTATGA
- a CDS encoding glycosyltransferase family 2 protein, which translates to MRALSIVVVSHNAKAVLLACLGRLWQHYPEAEVIVVDSGSSDGSAEAVQEGFPQYRLIRSQNRGYPAAVNQGLAACTRDYLVQMNSDVYLEAGDLEALWQAARAEPKAALVGPTLVTPQGRLQSFGPLYAPYYWNLRAPRAVAWISGALTLMPRAAYEAVGGMDERFFFYNDDLEWCARARRKGWRVLLVPRRVLHLGGSSTPKDPRFLAEGYRGGLLFSRDYFPALHGLHRKVVWLEAHLRIRLDPDPIRKAGYGLILNKINEGDLDTPFLP; encoded by the coding sequence ATGCGGGCCCTATCCATTGTGGTGGTCAGCCACAACGCCAAGGCGGTGCTGCTGGCGTGCCTGGGAAGGCTCTGGCAGCACTACCCCGAGGCCGAGGTAATCGTGGTGGACTCGGGGTCCTCCGACGGCAGTGCCGAGGCGGTGCAGGAGGGTTTCCCCCAGTACCGCCTGATTCGAAGCCAGAACCGGGGCTACCCGGCGGCGGTGAACCAGGGGCTTGCGGCCTGTACGCGCGACTACCTGGTGCAGATGAACAGCGACGTGTACCTGGAGGCGGGGGACCTCGAGGCCCTCTGGCAGGCGGCCCGGGCCGAGCCCAAAGCAGCGCTGGTAGGCCCTACCCTGGTCACGCCGCAGGGGCGGCTGCAGTCCTTTGGGCCCCTCTACGCGCCCTACTACTGGAACCTGCGGGCACCCCGGGCGGTGGCCTGGATCTCGGGGGCCCTCACCCTGATGCCCCGCGCAGCCTACGAGGCGGTGGGGGGCATGGACGAGCGCTTTTTCTTCTACAACGACGACCTCGAGTGGTGCGCCCGCGCGCGCCGCAAGGGTTGGCGGGTGCTTTTGGTGCCCCGCCGGGTGCTGCACCTTGGGGGGAGCTCCACGCCCAAGGACCCCCGCTTCCTGGCCGAGGGGTACCGGGGGGGGCTGCTGTTTAGCCGGGACTACTTTCCCGCCCTGCACGGCCTGCACAGAAAAGTGGTCTGGCTCGAGGCCCACCTGCGCATCCGGCTCGACCCCGACCCCATCCGTAAGGCAGGCTACGGCCTGATTTTGAACAAGATAAACGAGGGCGATTTGGACACGCCTTTCCTACCCTAG